In Bradyrhizobium guangxiense, the following are encoded in one genomic region:
- a CDS encoding 4-(cytidine 5'-diphospho)-2-C-methyl-D-erythritol kinase, with amino-acid sequence MPALIEEGRAKVNLSLRVVGRRADGYHDLESVVAFADCADRLTLEPGGELKLTTTGPLAAACGDTSDNLVFKAARLLAEAVPGLKLGAFALDKVLPVAAGIGGGSADAAAALRLLARLNNLSLDDPRLQKVALATGADVPVCLVSRACDMTGVGEQLLPLALPTMPCVMVNPRVPVATKDVFLELGLRNGELLVGATAVLQAPAWPEAGGSIADWVDVLETVANDLEAPALRIEPVIGEVLEALRDSAGVKLARMSGSGATCFAIYGAANEAHAAAEKIRRDHPGWWVHAGTLS; translated from the coding sequence ATGCCGGCGTTGATTGAAGAAGGACGGGCGAAGGTCAATCTCAGCCTTCGCGTCGTGGGTCGTCGTGCCGACGGCTATCATGATCTCGAAAGCGTGGTCGCCTTTGCCGACTGCGCCGACCGGCTGACGCTGGAGCCGGGCGGCGAGCTGAAGCTCACCACCACCGGGCCGCTGGCCGCGGCCTGCGGCGATACGTCTGACAATCTCGTGTTCAAGGCCGCCAGGCTGCTCGCCGAGGCGGTGCCGGGGCTGAAGCTGGGCGCATTCGCGCTCGACAAGGTGCTGCCGGTGGCGGCCGGCATTGGCGGCGGCTCGGCCGACGCCGCGGCGGCGCTGCGGCTCCTGGCGCGCCTCAACAATCTTTCGCTTGATGATCCGAGGCTGCAGAAGGTCGCGCTCGCGACCGGCGCCGACGTGCCGGTGTGCCTCGTCTCGCGGGCCTGCGACATGACCGGCGTCGGCGAGCAGCTGCTGCCGCTCGCGCTTCCGACCATGCCCTGCGTGATGGTCAATCCGCGCGTGCCGGTCGCCACCAAGGACGTGTTTCTGGAATTGGGCCTGCGCAACGGCGAGCTGCTGGTCGGTGCCACCGCGGTGCTCCAGGCTCCGGCCTGGCCGGAAGCGGGCGGATCGATTGCCGATTGGGTCGACGTTCTCGAAACGGTCGCAAACGATCTGGAAGCGCCTGCGCTGCGCATCGAGCCTGTGATCGGCGAGGTGCTGGAGGCCTTGCGCGATTCCGCCGGCGTCAAGCTCGCCCGCATGTCCGGCTCGGGCGCGACGTGCTTTGCGATCTACGGCGCGGCAAACGAAGCGCATGCCGCCGCGGAAAAGATCCGGCGCGATCATCCCGGCTGGTGGGTGCACGCGGGAACGTTGAGCTAG
- a CDS encoding tRNA1(Val) (adenine(37)-N6)-methyltransferase, protein MSEAAGITEDAFLGGQLRLKQKRSGHRAGHDAILLAAATQARAGDRVVDFGAGIGTAGLALARRVPGIRLDLVEIDPELAGLARANAAANTIAAETIVLDVTADAQAFAAHGLGPDSVDVVLTNPPFNDPARHRGSPDPSRHTAHVATEETLHAWVHAARRILRSNGALTLIWRADGIADVMAALSCGFGSLVVLPVHGEAGRPAIRVLVRAVKGGRAPTRLLPGLVLNEESLVPKREVRDILEGRATLPLAEP, encoded by the coding sequence ATGAGTGAGGCCGCAGGCATTACCGAGGACGCCTTCCTCGGCGGCCAGTTGCGCCTGAAACAGAAGCGATCCGGCCATCGCGCCGGGCATGATGCCATCCTGCTTGCGGCGGCGACGCAGGCGCGGGCAGGGGACCGCGTGGTCGATTTCGGCGCCGGCATCGGCACGGCCGGGCTGGCGCTCGCCCGGCGCGTTCCGGGAATCAGGCTCGATCTGGTCGAGATCGATCCGGAACTGGCCGGGCTTGCGCGCGCCAATGCCGCCGCCAATACGATTGCTGCCGAGACGATCGTGCTCGACGTCACGGCCGATGCACAGGCGTTCGCGGCACACGGGCTCGGTCCTGATAGCGTCGACGTGGTGCTGACGAACCCGCCCTTCAATGATCCCGCCCGGCATCGTGGCTCGCCGGATCCGTCCCGCCATACCGCGCATGTCGCGACCGAGGAGACGCTGCATGCGTGGGTGCATGCAGCGCGACGGATCCTTCGATCGAACGGTGCGCTGACTCTGATCTGGCGCGCAGACGGAATCGCCGACGTTATGGCAGCGCTGTCATGCGGCTTCGGCAGCCTTGTCGTCCTGCCGGTTCATGGCGAAGCGGGAAGGCCTGCGATCCGCGTGCTGGTTCGCGCGGTCAAAGGCGGCAGGGCCCCGACACGGTTGCTGCCGGGCCTCGTGCTTAACGAAGAGTCACTCGTGCCTAAAAGAGAGGTGAGGGATATTCTGGAGGGGAGGGCGACGTTGCCGCTGGCGGAGCCGTGA
- a CDS encoding winged helix-turn-helix transcriptional regulator, whose product MQPKSPSILECPVGRAVETVGEWWSILILRDAFQGATKFDEFAQNLGIAPNILSRRLAHLTASGMFVRRRYHERPPRYEYVLTDKARDFFPVIVALLAWGNKHLAPKGASILLASRDDVRPLEPVVVDATSMQPITLANTVAIAGPRAGRGMRRRIASLKAMNPAVAPAGD is encoded by the coding sequence ATGCAGCCAAAATCTCCCTCCATCCTCGAATGCCCCGTCGGCCGTGCCGTGGAGACGGTCGGCGAATGGTGGAGCATCCTGATCCTGCGGGATGCGTTTCAGGGTGCGACGAAGTTCGACGAATTTGCGCAAAACCTTGGGATTGCGCCGAACATCCTGTCGCGGCGGCTCGCCCATCTCACCGCATCCGGCATGTTCGTCCGCCGCCGCTATCACGAGCGGCCGCCGCGGTACGAATATGTGCTGACGGACAAGGCGCGGGATTTCTTCCCCGTGATCGTGGCCCTGCTCGCCTGGGGCAACAAGCATCTCGCGCCGAAGGGCGCATCCATTCTGCTGGCGAGCCGCGACGACGTCCGCCCGCTCGAGCCCGTCGTGGTCGACGCCACCAGCATGCAGCCGATCACGCTCGCCAATACGGTCGCAATTGCCGGGCCGCGCGCCGGCCGCGGAATGCGTCGGCGCATCGCTTCGCTCAAAGCCATGAACCCGGCCGTAGCGCCGGCCGGAGACTGA
- a CDS encoding alpha/beta fold hydrolase, which translates to MASVPQDRFYESHDLRLHYADWGNAGAPVVVLVHGGRDHCRSWDVIARSLQPHFHVIAPDLRGHGDSDWTRGGSYALTEYVYDLAQLVRSVAAPQITLIGHSMGGMVSLIFSGSFPELVSKLVVLDGVTMLPDTPKPPAHERINKWVGQLDKLHDRTPRRYATLEDAAAQMVLHNKRLTRGLALHLATHGARQNEDGSYSWKFDPYQRASAPHRLWPDDHIALWGRIACPTLLLNAGESFLAGARGAGLDRYFREARVKTIAGAGHWLQHDKPAEVLGEIRTFLGLAEDGSG; encoded by the coding sequence ATGGCTAGCGTCCCGCAAGACCGCTTTTATGAATCGCACGACCTGCGGCTGCATTATGCCGACTGGGGCAATGCTGGCGCGCCGGTCGTCGTGCTGGTCCATGGCGGCCGCGACCACTGCCGGAGCTGGGACGTCATCGCGCGGTCGCTGCAACCGCATTTCCACGTCATCGCGCCGGATCTGCGCGGTCATGGCGATTCCGACTGGACCCGCGGCGGCAGCTACGCACTGACCGAATATGTTTACGATCTCGCCCAACTCGTCCGCAGCGTCGCCGCACCTCAGATCACGCTGATTGGCCATTCGATGGGCGGCATGGTGAGCCTGATCTTCTCGGGATCGTTCCCGGAGCTGGTCTCGAAGCTGGTCGTGCTCGACGGCGTCACCATGTTGCCGGACACGCCGAAGCCGCCGGCGCATGAGCGCATCAACAAATGGGTCGGCCAGCTCGACAAGCTGCATGACCGGACGCCGCGCCGCTATGCAACCCTCGAAGACGCCGCGGCGCAGATGGTGCTTCACAACAAGCGCCTCACCCGCGGGCTCGCGCTGCATCTTGCCACGCACGGCGCGCGACAAAACGAGGACGGCAGCTATAGCTGGAAGTTCGATCCCTATCAGCGCGCTTCCGCCCCGCACCGGCTCTGGCCGGACGATCACATCGCGCTGTGGGGCCGTATCGCCTGCCCCACCTTGCTGCTCAATGCCGGCGAAAGTTTTCTGGCGGGCGCGAGGGGAGCGGGGCTCGATCGCTATTTCCGGGAGGCGCGCGTCAAGACCATTGCCGGCGCCGGCCACTGGCTGCAGCACGACAAGCCGGCAGAGGTGTTGGGCGAGATCCGGACGTTTTTGGGTTTGGCCGAGGATGGCAGCGGCTAG
- a CDS encoding DUF2007 domain-containing protein, whose product MRELVRTNDMVLVSAIGALLDGANIHHLVLDQNMSIIEGSLGILPRRILVHEDDAQEARQLLTEAGLSHELRGDE is encoded by the coding sequence TTGCGTGAACTGGTTCGGACCAACGATATGGTGCTGGTGTCGGCGATCGGCGCGCTGCTCGACGGCGCCAATATCCATCATCTGGTGCTGGACCAGAACATGAGCATCATCGAAGGCTCGCTGGGTATCCTGCCGCGGCGGATCCTCGTCCATGAGGACGACGCCCAGGAGGCGCGCCAGCTCCTCACCGAGGCCGGCCTCAGCCACGAACTGCGCGGCGATGAGTGA
- a CDS encoding glycine--tRNA ligase subunit alpha produces MDASLPAHMRPERSFQGFILALQRFWAEQGCVILQPYDMEMGAGTFHPATTLRALGPKPWNAAYVQPSRRPKDGRYGENPNRMQHYYQFQVIMKPSPPNLQELYLKSLAAIGIDSAVHDIRFVEDDWESPTLGAWGLGWECWCDGMEVSQFTYFQQVAGFECAPVAGELTYGLERLAMYVQGVDRVYDLNFNGREGDQKVTYGDVFLQAEQEYSRHNFEHADTAMLFEQFKMAEAACRKYLDAGWHEGGNRKQHFMALPAYDQCIKASHVFNLLDARGVISVTERQSYILRVRELAKACGEAWIHTEAGGAA; encoded by the coding sequence ATGGACGCCTCATTGCCCGCCCATATGCGCCCGGAACGCTCGTTCCAGGGCTTCATCCTCGCGCTCCAGAGGTTCTGGGCCGAGCAGGGCTGCGTGATCCTGCAGCCCTACGACATGGAGATGGGCGCGGGCACCTTCCATCCGGCGACCACGCTGCGCGCGCTTGGGCCCAAGCCCTGGAACGCCGCCTATGTGCAGCCCTCGCGCCGGCCCAAGGATGGCCGTTACGGCGAGAACCCGAACCGGATGCAGCACTACTACCAGTTCCAGGTGATCATGAAGCCGTCGCCGCCGAACCTTCAGGAGCTGTACTTGAAGTCGCTCGCCGCGATCGGCATCGATTCCGCCGTGCACGACATCCGCTTCGTCGAGGACGACTGGGAGAGCCCGACACTGGGTGCCTGGGGTTTGGGATGGGAATGCTGGTGCGACGGTATGGAGGTGAGCCAGTTCACCTATTTCCAGCAGGTCGCGGGCTTCGAATGCGCCCCGGTCGCGGGCGAGCTCACCTACGGGCTGGAGCGCCTCGCGATGTACGTGCAGGGCGTCGATCGCGTCTATGACCTCAACTTCAACGGCCGTGAGGGTGATCAGAAGGTCACCTATGGCGACGTCTTTCTGCAGGCCGAGCAGGAATACTCGCGCCACAATTTCGAACATGCCGACACCGCGATGCTGTTCGAGCAGTTCAAGATGGCGGAAGCGGCCTGCAGAAAGTACCTCGACGCAGGCTGGCACGAAGGCGGCAACAGGAAGCAGCACTTTATGGCGCTGCCGGCCTACGATCAGTGCATCAAGGCCAGTCACGTCTTCAACCTCCTGGACGCGCGCGGCGTGATCTCGGTGACGGAACGGCAGAGCTACATCCTGCGCGTCCGCGAACTGGCAAAAGCCTGCGGCGAGGCCTGGATCCACACTGAAGCGGGCGGAGCGGCCTGA
- a CDS encoding S49 family peptidase, translating to MAEQLNDREGSGLADKLMQYLPARFRPGAAVVPVVRLSGVIGAVTPLRPGLTLAGVARVLERAFSYRHAKAVALVINSPGGSPVQSRQIYLRIKQLAAEKKLPVLVFVEDVAASGGYMIACAGDEIICDPSSILGSIGVVGGSFGFQEAIRRLGIERRLYTAGAHKAMLDPFLPENPDDVAKLKAIQREIHQIFISLVKESRAARLKGADDTLFTGEYWAGDSAIALGLADSIGDLRSTLRARYGDKVLTPVIAQPTGLLSGLLGRKSPGAGQLSALESMAGLPDELISAVETRAIWAKFGF from the coding sequence ATGGCCGAACAATTGAACGATCGTGAGGGTTCCGGCCTGGCCGACAAGCTCATGCAATACCTTCCGGCGCGCTTTCGGCCCGGCGCGGCGGTCGTGCCTGTGGTGCGGCTGTCCGGTGTGATCGGCGCGGTGACGCCGCTGCGTCCGGGCCTGACGCTTGCCGGCGTCGCGCGGGTGCTCGAGCGCGCGTTTTCCTATCGGCACGCCAAGGCCGTGGCGCTGGTGATCAATTCGCCCGGCGGCTCGCCGGTGCAGTCGCGCCAGATCTACCTCCGCATCAAGCAGCTCGCGGCGGAGAAGAAGCTGCCAGTGCTTGTGTTCGTCGAGGACGTCGCGGCCTCCGGCGGCTACATGATCGCCTGTGCCGGCGACGAGATCATCTGTGATCCCTCCTCCATCCTCGGCTCGATCGGTGTGGTCGGCGGCAGCTTTGGTTTTCAGGAAGCGATCAGGCGGCTCGGCATCGAGCGGCGCCTCTACACGGCCGGCGCGCACAAGGCGATGCTCGACCCGTTCTTGCCGGAGAATCCGGATGACGTCGCCAAGCTGAAGGCGATTCAGCGCGAGATCCACCAGATCTTCATTTCGCTGGTGAAGGAGAGCCGCGCGGCACGGCTGAAGGGCGCGGACGACACCCTGTTCACGGGCGAATACTGGGCGGGGGACAGCGCGATCGCGCTGGGACTCGCCGACAGCATCGGCGATCTCCGCTCAACTCTTCGTGCTCGTTATGGCGACAAGGTTCTCACCCCCGTGATCGCGCAGCCGACCGGACTTCTCTCCGGCCTTCTGGGGCGGAAATCGCCTGGCGCGGGGCAGCTTTCGGCCCTGGAATCAATGGCCGGCCTGCCGGACGAGCTGATCTCGGCGGTCGAGACGCGGGCGATTTGGGCGAAATTCGGGTTCTAG
- a CDS encoding polyprenyl synthetase family protein, which produces MAVIVPFETPGASIEELVALVASDMERVNATILSRTGSDVTMIPEVANHLISSGGKRLRPMLTLAMANLAGYAGDGHIKLAASVEFMHTATLLHDDVVDESEMRRGKLSARMLWGNEASVLVGDFLLGQAFRMMVEVGSLRALDILSAAAATIAEGEVMQLAAAKNTATTEDEYLAVIRGKTAELFAAACEVGPVIANRPKAEQTACRSVGMNLGIAFQLVDDVLDYGGKSAKLGKNTGDDFREGKITLPVVLAFRRGNDTERAFWIRALERGEIGDSDLDHAIGLMNKHRALEDTLSRAQHYGAMAVDALALFPSSPMKSALEQVVAFCLARSH; this is translated from the coding sequence GTGGCCGTCATCGTACCTTTCGAAACTCCCGGCGCGTCGATCGAAGAGCTGGTTGCCCTTGTCGCTTCTGACATGGAGCGCGTCAACGCCACAATCCTGTCGCGGACCGGTTCAGACGTGACCATGATCCCGGAAGTTGCCAACCATTTGATCTCCTCCGGGGGCAAGCGGCTGCGGCCGATGCTGACGCTCGCCATGGCCAACCTCGCCGGCTACGCCGGCGACGGCCATATCAAGCTCGCCGCCAGCGTCGAGTTCATGCACACCGCCACCCTGCTCCATGACGACGTGGTCGACGAGAGCGAGATGCGCCGCGGCAAGCTGTCGGCCCGCATGCTCTGGGGCAACGAGGCGAGCGTCCTGGTCGGTGACTTCCTGCTCGGCCAGGCCTTCCGCATGATGGTCGAGGTCGGCTCGCTCCGCGCGCTCGACATCCTCTCTGCGGCCGCCGCCACCATCGCCGAGGGCGAGGTGATGCAGCTCGCCGCCGCCAAGAACACCGCGACCACCGAGGATGAATATCTCGCCGTGATCCGCGGCAAGACCGCCGAGCTGTTCGCAGCCGCCTGCGAGGTCGGGCCTGTCATCGCCAACCGTCCCAAGGCGGAGCAGACCGCCTGCCGCTCGGTCGGCATGAATCTCGGCATCGCCTTCCAACTCGTCGACGACGTGCTCGACTATGGCGGCAAGAGCGCCAAGCTCGGCAAGAACACCGGCGACGACTTCCGCGAGGGCAAGATCACCCTCCCGGTCGTGCTCGCGTTCCGCCGCGGCAACGACACCGAGCGCGCCTTCTGGATCCGGGCACTGGAGCGCGGCGAGATCGGCGACAGCGATCTGGATCACGCCATCGGCCTGATGAACAAGCATCGCGCGCTGGAAGATACGCTGAGCCGCGCCCAGCACTACGGTGCCATGGCCGTCGATGCGCTGGCGCTGTTCCCGTCCTCGCCGATGAAGAGTGCGCTGGAGCAGGTGGTGGCGTTCTGCCTGGCAAGGTCGCACTGA
- a CDS encoding tetratricopeptide repeat protein, with product MLSYRFNRWTVAAIALLSTAIATVPGRVLAQTPDHPSDTAAQFPTRNDLKSLTTAGSYLAARHASVERDAASAAAFYRSALRSDPKNNELLDRAFISSVADGDIDEAVKLAERILTIDKTNRVARLVVGVHDLKVKKYAAAQTNINQSIRGPITDLVATLLSGWAAYGAGDAKGGVATIDKLAGPEWYPLFKDLHAGMILELAGKEKDAGTRFERAYKLDDSMLRVTEAYGRWLSRNKDSAAATTVYQAFDKKLARHPLIQEGLRDTKAGKKMPPLVDSAQAGAAEALYGIGATLTRRGGEDLALVYLQLALYLQPSHPLALLSLADLYESVKRPQMAIKVYERVPATSPLKRNAQIQLAIDLDSADRTDEAIKILKGVTAEDAKDLEAIMALGNIERGRKKFGDCGATYSLGIDALPAGNDKANSVWYYYRGICEERSKQWAKAEADMKKALELQPDQPHVLNYLGYSWIDQGVNLDEGMKMIKRAVEQRPDDGYIVDSLGWAYYRIGNYEEAVKNLERAIDLKPEDPTINDHLGDAYWRVGRTLEAKFQWSHARDLKPEPEELPKIEAKIANGLADDNSNSSAAQAEKKKDDGKGG from the coding sequence ATGCTTTCATACCGTTTCAACCGCTGGACTGTTGCCGCCATCGCCCTCTTGAGCACAGCGATCGCGACCGTCCCCGGCAGGGTCCTGGCGCAGACGCCAGATCATCCCTCCGATACGGCGGCGCAGTTTCCGACCCGAAACGATCTGAAGTCACTCACCACCGCCGGCAGCTATCTCGCCGCCCGCCACGCCAGCGTCGAGCGCGACGCCGCCTCGGCAGCTGCATTCTACCGCTCGGCGCTGCGCAGCGACCCGAAGAACAACGAGCTGCTCGACCGCGCCTTCATCTCGTCGGTTGCCGACGGCGACATCGACGAGGCGGTCAAGCTCGCCGAGCGCATCCTCACCATCGACAAGACCAATCGTGTCGCGCGCCTCGTCGTCGGCGTGCATGATCTCAAGGTAAAGAAGTACGCGGCCGCGCAGACCAACATCAACCAATCGATCCGCGGTCCGATCACCGACCTCGTCGCCACACTGCTGTCGGGCTGGGCCGCCTATGGCGCCGGCGATGCCAAGGGCGGTGTCGCCACCATCGACAAGCTGGCAGGCCCGGAATGGTATCCGCTGTTCAAGGATCTCCACGCCGGCATGATCCTCGAACTCGCCGGCAAGGAGAAGGACGCCGGCACCCGCTTCGAGCGCGCCTACAAGCTCGACGATTCCATGCTGCGCGTGACCGAGGCCTATGGGCGCTGGCTCTCGCGCAATAAGGATTCCGCCGCCGCGACCACCGTCTACCAGGCGTTCGACAAGAAGCTGGCGCGCCATCCGCTGATTCAGGAAGGCCTGCGCGACACCAAGGCCGGCAAGAAGATGCCGCCGCTGGTCGATTCCGCTCAGGCCGGTGCCGCCGAGGCGCTCTACGGCATCGGCGCCACGCTGACCCGCCGCGGCGGCGAGGATCTTGCGTTGGTCTATCTCCAACTCGCGCTCTACCTCCAGCCCAGCCATCCCCTGGCCCTGCTCTCGCTCGCCGATCTCTATGAGTCGGTGAAACGGCCCCAGATGGCGATCAAGGTCTATGAGCGCGTGCCCGCGACCTCGCCGCTCAAGCGCAACGCGCAGATCCAGCTCGCGATCGATCTGGATTCCGCCGATCGCACCGACGAGGCGATCAAGATCCTCAAGGGGGTCACCGCGGAGGATGCCAAGGACCTCGAGGCCATCATGGCGCTCGGCAACATCGAGCGCGGCCGCAAGAAGTTCGGCGATTGCGGCGCGACCTATTCGCTAGGCATCGACGCGCTGCCGGCCGGCAACGACAAGGCCAACAGCGTCTGGTACTATTATCGCGGCATCTGCGAGGAGCGCTCCAAGCAGTGGGCGAAGGCCGAGGCCGACATGAAGAAGGCGCTCGAGCTGCAGCCCGACCAGCCGCATGTCCTCAACTATCTCGGCTATTCCTGGATCGACCAGGGCGTGAACCTCGACGAAGGCATGAAGATGATCAAGCGCGCCGTCGAGCAGCGTCCCGACGACGGCTACATCGTCGATTCGCTCGGCTGGGCCTATTACCGCATCGGCAATTACGAGGAAGCGGTGAAGAATCTCGAGCGCGCGATCGACCTCAAGCCCGAGGATCCCACCATCAACGATCACCTTGGCGACGCCTATTGGCGCGTCGGCCGCACGCTGGAAGCCAAATTCCAGTGGTCGCACGCCCGCGACCTCAAGCCCGAGCCGGAGGAGCTTCCGAAGATCGAGGCCAAGATCGCCAATGGCCTCGCCGACGACAATTCGAACTCTTCGGCCGCGCAGGCGGAAAAGAAGAAGGACGACGGCAAGGGCGGCTGA
- the fabF gene encoding beta-ketoacyl-ACP synthase II, producing MRRIVVTGMGAVSPLACGVELSWRRLLAGQSGLRPLPEWAQALPARIAGRVPDKADDAEGGFDPAQAAAPKDQRKMDRFILFALLATAEAVAQARWTPQDASALERTATIIASGVGGFPAMAEAVRITEQRGVRRLSPFTIPSFLANLAAGHVSIKYGYKGALGTPVTACAAGVQAIGDAARMIRAGEADVAICGGAEACIDIVSLGGFAAARALSSGFNEEPARASRPFDRNRDGFVMGEGAGILVIEELEHALARGATPIAELIGYGTTADAYHMPSGPPDGDGARRAMEIALRQASLAPADLQHLNAHATSTPAGDESELGAIASLFGRNRSIAVSATKSATGHLLGAAGGLEAIFTILALRDQIAPPTLNFENPDAGADGIDIVAGAARPMPMQHAISNGFGFGGVNASVIFSRMD from the coding sequence ATGCGTCGTATCGTCGTGACAGGCATGGGCGCGGTCTCGCCGCTGGCTTGCGGTGTCGAACTGTCCTGGCGCCGGCTCCTCGCCGGCCAGAGCGGGCTGCGTCCGCTGCCGGAATGGGCGCAGGCGCTGCCGGCGCGCATCGCCGGCCGCGTGCCCGACAAGGCCGACGACGCCGAGGGCGGCTTCGACCCGGCGCAGGCTGCCGCGCCAAAAGACCAGCGCAAGATGGACCGCTTCATCCTGTTCGCGCTGCTCGCCACGGCAGAAGCAGTCGCGCAGGCCAGATGGACGCCGCAGGATGCGAGCGCGCTGGAACGCACCGCGACGATCATCGCCTCCGGCGTCGGCGGATTCCCGGCAATGGCGGAGGCGGTGCGCATCACCGAGCAGCGCGGCGTGCGCCGGCTGTCGCCGTTCACGATCCCCTCCTTCCTGGCCAATCTCGCCGCCGGCCACGTCTCGATCAAATACGGCTACAAGGGAGCGTTGGGCACGCCGGTCACGGCCTGCGCGGCGGGCGTGCAGGCCATCGGCGATGCCGCGCGCATGATCCGCGCGGGCGAAGCCGATGTCGCGATCTGCGGCGGCGCGGAGGCCTGCATCGATATCGTCAGCCTCGGCGGCTTCGCCGCGGCCCGCGCGCTGTCGAGCGGCTTCAACGAGGAGCCCGCGCGCGCCTCGCGCCCGTTCGATCGCAATCGCGACGGTTTCGTCATGGGCGAAGGCGCCGGGATACTGGTGATCGAAGAGCTCGAGCACGCGCTGGCGCGGGGCGCCACGCCGATCGCAGAGCTGATCGGATACGGCACGACGGCGGATGCCTATCACATGCCCTCCGGTCCGCCCGACGGCGACGGCGCCCGCCGCGCCATGGAGATTGCGCTTCGGCAAGCGAGCCTTGCGCCGGCGGATCTGCAGCACCTGAACGCACATGCGACCTCGACGCCGGCCGGCGACGAGAGCGAGCTTGGCGCGATCGCCTCGCTGTTCGGCCGCAACCGCAGCATTGCGGTCAGCGCGACCAAATCGGCCACCGGCCACCTGCTCGGCGCCGCCGGCGGCCTCGAGGCGATCTTCACCATCCTGGCGCTACGCGACCAGATCGCGCCGCCGACGCTCAATTTCGAAAACCCCGATGCGGGCGCTGATGGCATCGACATCGTCGCCGGCGCCGCGCGGCCGATGCCGATGCAGCATGCGATCTCGAACGGCTTCGGCTTCGGCGGCGTCAATGCCAGCGTGATCTTCAGCCGCATGGATTGA
- a CDS encoding LysE family translocator gives MIETNFWLFLAAACLIAAIPGPGIFYVAARTLSEGRGSGFASTAGTALGGMVHVMAGSLGISAIILASAELFTAVKFVGALYLVWLGIKTFRSAERTLSLEGDAVGDKRAFRDGVLVEALNPKTAAFFLAFIPQFLDPAGSSPTLQFIMLGAISVTLNTLADVVVVLMASATRTHLIGRPRLMRRLAQGSGVFIAGLGLSLALARRPANG, from the coding sequence ATGATCGAAACGAATTTCTGGCTATTCCTGGCCGCCGCCTGCCTCATTGCCGCCATTCCCGGCCCCGGCATTTTCTACGTCGCGGCACGCACCTTGTCAGAGGGGCGCGGCAGCGGCTTCGCCTCGACCGCGGGCACGGCGTTGGGCGGGATGGTCCATGTCATGGCCGGCAGTCTCGGTATCTCCGCGATCATCCTGGCGAGCGCCGAACTGTTCACCGCGGTCAAGTTTGTCGGCGCACTCTATCTGGTCTGGCTCGGCATCAAGACCTTTCGCAGCGCCGAACGCACGCTCTCGCTCGAGGGCGACGCCGTCGGCGACAAGCGCGCCTTTCGCGACGGCGTGCTGGTCGAGGCGCTGAACCCGAAGACCGCGGCGTTCTTCCTCGCCTTCATCCCGCAATTCCTCGATCCCGCGGGATCGAGCCCGACGCTGCAATTCATCATGTTGGGCGCGATCTCGGTGACGCTGAACACGCTCGCCGATGTCGTCGTGGTGCTGATGGCCTCCGCGACCCGCACGCACCTGATCGGACGCCCGCGGCTGATGCGGCGCCTCGCCCAGGGCTCCGGCGTCTTCATCGCGGGCCTCGGCCTCTCGCTCGCCTTGGCGCGGCGGCCGGCCAATGGCTAG